CATCGCGAACCCGAGCACCCGGCGGGAGAACAAGTCCTCGGTGGCCGCCAGATACAGCACGCCTTCAGCGGTGGGGATCTCAGTGCCGTCCCCGCACCAGGCCACGTCCGGCCCGGGGGCGGTGAAGTCCCGCCGCAGATGGTCATCGGCCCGCCACCGGCCCCGGCCCAGCCGGGTGGTGTTCTTGCGCTTGTTCCTGGGCCGGGCCACCAACGCACGTTCAGCCATGATCGCGGCCACGGTGTTCTCGCTCACCCGCCAGCCCAGCCGGCGCAGCCGGGCGGTGATCCGTGGTGATCCCTCAGCGCCTTTGCGCTGGTGAAACAGCGAGACGATGGCCTCGGTCAGCCGTATTCGGCGGCGTTCACGCTCACTCGGGCCCTCGCGCCCCCGCCGCGACCACTTATAAAACCAGGACTGCGGCACCTCCAGCGCCCGGCACGCAACCGCGTGCGCAACGCCGTGCTCGGCCCTCTGAGCGGCGATGAAGCCGGCCATGCTCACCGGCCCATCGCGTCCTTGACCCAGAGGGCCACCGAGCGCTTGAGCACATCACGCTCCATCGCCAGCTCCGCGACCTCCCGGCGCAGCCGGACCAACTCGGCCCGCTCGTCCTCGCCCAGGCCGTCGTTGCCGGCCCGGCGCCGCTGCCGGGCCATGTTCACCCAGTTGGCCAACGTGCCCGCGTTGACGCCCAACTCCCGGGCCACCCGCACGATCGGCCTGCCCGTCTCCTCCACGATCCGGACCGCACCGTCCCGGAAGTCCTGCTCGAACCTTCGCCGTGTCTCTGTCATCGCCGTCCCCCTTAAGGCGATATCTCTACGTTACGAGGGGAAGCCCAGCCAGCGCACCCGCTCGGTGCTGACCTTCTTCGCCCAAGACACCGCCACCCACACCCTGATGTATGCCAACGCCGACCTGACCAAGGCCGGCCAGCACGACGAGGTCCTGGCGTTCTGCGACTACTGGCGGGCCGTGACCGGCGCCGACCCCGCCCAGTTGGTGTTCGACGGGCGGCTCACCACCCAGGCCCAGCTCGCCGCACTCAACGAACGCGGCGTGCGGTTCTTGACCTTGCGGACCCGCTCGATCGCGGTCACCCGTCACCTCACCGAACTGAAGA
Above is a genomic segment from Streptosporangium album containing:
- a CDS encoding transposase, translating into MTETRRRFEQDFRDGAVRIVEETGRPIVRVARELGVNAGTLANWVNMARQRRRAGNDGLGEDERAELVRLRREVAELAMERDVLKRSVALWVKDAMGR
- a CDS encoding IS3 family transposase — its product is MAGFIAAQRAEHGVAHAVACRALEVPQSWFYKWSRRGREGPSERERRRIRLTEAIVSLFHQRKGAEGSPRITARLRRLGWRVSENTVAAIMAERALVARPRNKRKNTTRLGRGRWRADDHLRRDFTAPGPDVAWCGDGTEIPTAEGVLYLAATEDLFSRRVLGFAMSAHKGAALATASLQMAVALRGGDVAGVKFHSDQGSEYTAADFRQACERMGIVQSMGRVGSALDNAAAESFFSSVEFELLRREPFATREQARRAIAAWIDDFNTMRLHSTNAMFSPVEFERLDPSVQRRLRAAARQKKEDKRKRRAAARHDRKEAA